The genomic segment TCCACCTCACCGGCCCCGACGACTACCTCGTCCATGTCGCGGTGACCGGCACCGCCGACCTCCAGCGGCTGGTGATCGACGAGTTCACCTCGCGCCGCGAGGTCGCCCGGGTGGAGACCCGGCTGATCTTCCAGCAGTGGGACTGCGGCCCCCTGCTGCCGCCCGTGCCGGGCGCCTGACAGCCCGACCGCCGGCCTCGCGGGGCCCGCGGCGACAGGTACGTAGCCAAGAAGAATGATGACGCGGCGGCCCCGTTCATACGAGGATGGCCGTATGTCCACGAATACCAGCAGCCCGCTGCCCCGCCAGGTGGCCGACGCGTACGTCGACCACCTCATCGAACTCGACCCGATCATGGGTACCTACCTCGGCATCGCGCAGAGCAACTCCTCTCTGCCCGACTACTCCCCCGCCGGGACGAGCGCCGTCGCCGACCTCGCCCGCACCACGCTGGACCTGCTGACCCAGGCCGAGGCGCGGCCGGGCGCGGACACCGACGCGGAGCGGCGCTGCGCCCGGCTGCTGCGCGAGCGGCTCAACGCCGAACTCGCCGTGCACGAGGCCGCGGAAGGGCTGCGCGCGGTCAGCAACATCCACTCGCCGCTGCACTCGATGCGCGAGGTCTTCAGCGTCACCCCGTCCGAGACCACGGAGGACTGGACCGCGATCGCCGCCCGGCTGCGCGCCGTCCCGGCCGCGCTGGAGGGCTACCGCGCCTCGCTCGCCGAAGGCCTCGACCGCAAGCTGCCGGCCGGCCCCCTCCAGGTGACGACCGTCATCGGCCAGCTGACCGGCTGGATCGGCACCGACAGCAGCTACTTCGGGACCATCGCCGCGCCCGGCCCCGAGGAGCTGCGCGGTGAGCTCGATGCCGCAGCCGCCGGTGCCACCGAAGCCCTCGTGGCCCTGCGCGACTGGCTCCGCGACATCTACGCCCCGAGCGTCGAGGGCGCGCCGGAGACCGTCGGCCGCGAGCGCTACGCCCGCTGGTCGCGGTACTGGAACGGCACCGACCTCGATCTCGACGAGGCCTACGCGTACGGCTGGTCCGAGTACCACCGCATCCACGAGGAGATGAAGACCGAGGCCGCGAAGATCCTGCCCGGCGCGGCGACTCCCTGGGAGGCCCTGGCCCACCTGGAGGAGCACGGAACCCGCGTCGAGGGCGTCGAGGAGGTCAGGGCCTGGCTCCAGTCGCTGATGGACGAGGCCATCGAGGCGCTGGACGGCACCCACTTCGAGCTGGCCGACCGCGTCAAGCGCGTCGAGTCGCGGATCGCCCCGCCCGGCGGCGCCGCGGCTCCTTACTACCTGCAGCCGTCGGAGGACTTCTCCCGCCCGGGCACGACCTGGCTGCCGACGATGGGCAAGACCAGCTTCCCCGTCTACGACCTGGTGTCCACCTGGTACCACGAGGGCGTACCCGGCCATCACCTGCAGCTCGCCCAGTGGACGCACGTCGCGGAGTCCCTCTCCCGCTACCAGGCGACCGTCGGTCTGGTCAGCGCGAACTGCGAGGGCTGGGCGCTGTACGCCGAGCGCCTCATGGACGAGCTGGGCTTCCTCACCGATCCCGAGCGCCGGCTCGGCTACCTCGACGCACAGATGATGCGCTCGACCCGCATCATCGTCGACATCGGCATGCACCTGGAGCTGGAGATCCCCGCCCACTCCCCGTTCCACCCCGGCGAGCGCTGGACGCCGGAGCTGGGCCGGGAGTTCTTCGGTCTGCACAGCGGCCGCCCCGCCGACTTCGTCGACAGCGAGCTGATCCGCTACCTCGGCATGCCCGGCCAGGCCATCGGCTACAAGCTCGGCGAGCGCGCCTGGCTGACCGGCCGCGAGGCCGCCCGCAAGGCCCACGGCGACGCCTTCGACGCCAAGGCCTGGCACATGGCCGCCCTCTCCCAGGGCTCCCTCGGCCTCGACGACCTGGTCACCGAGCTCTCAGCCCTGTAGGAACCCGGCGGGGCCCCGGCCTCGCAACGTTTCCGTGCGGACGGCTGCGGATCTCTTCCGCCGCCCTCCGCGCGGAGCCGCCCCCGGCGCCGCCGGATGGTGCCGTCCGCGGCCGGTCTAGGCTGCCCGCATGGGGGCCACCATCATCTTCTGCGCGGATCCGCTGAATCCGCGGCGACCGGACGTCCACTTCGCACCCGAGGCGCGGGCCGCCCGGGAACTGGGCCTGACGGTCGCGCTGCTCGACCACGACGCCCTGCTCGCCGGAGATCCGGCGGCCGCCGTCGCCCGCGTCTCGCCCGGCACCGGGACCGCCTGGTACCGCGGCTGGATGATCCCCGGTGACCACTACGGCGCCCTGGCCCAGGCGCTCGACGCGCGCGGCTGCACGCTGCTGACGGATCCGGACCGCTATCGGGCTGCCCATGAACTGCCCGGCTGGTACGGCACGTTCGAGGAGCTGACGCCGCGCACCGTCTGGCTGCCTGTCGACGCCGGCCGACCGCCGGACG from the Streptomyces sp. RKAG293 genome contains:
- a CDS encoding DUF885 domain-containing protein; the encoded protein is MSTNTSSPLPRQVADAYVDHLIELDPIMGTYLGIAQSNSSLPDYSPAGTSAVADLARTTLDLLTQAEARPGADTDAERRCARLLRERLNAELAVHEAAEGLRAVSNIHSPLHSMREVFSVTPSETTEDWTAIAARLRAVPAALEGYRASLAEGLDRKLPAGPLQVTTVIGQLTGWIGTDSSYFGTIAAPGPEELRGELDAAAAGATEALVALRDWLRDIYAPSVEGAPETVGRERYARWSRYWNGTDLDLDEAYAYGWSEYHRIHEEMKTEAAKILPGAATPWEALAHLEEHGTRVEGVEEVRAWLQSLMDEAIEALDGTHFELADRVKRVESRIAPPGGAAAPYYLQPSEDFSRPGTTWLPTMGKTSFPVYDLVSTWYHEGVPGHHLQLAQWTHVAESLSRYQATVGLVSANCEGWALYAERLMDELGFLTDPERRLGYLDAQMMRSTRIIVDIGMHLELEIPAHSPFHPGERWTPELGREFFGLHSGRPADFVDSELIRYLGMPGQAIGYKLGERAWLTGREAARKAHGDAFDAKAWHMAALSQGSLGLDDLVTELSAL